Genomic segment of Nilaparvata lugens isolate BPH chromosome 6, ASM1435652v1, whole genome shotgun sequence:
TTCATTCACATTTCTAAAGCAGGCTATTGATCCTTAtcatattcaataatcattAAACGCAAATCCTAagtatttattttcatctagctTCCAtcctattattaatattattttttaaatagcgtatattttatttcttataatAGTTCATATATTTAATTAAATATCACATTTTTTGTCAAATTCCCAATATTACAGTAGTTTGTAGTTTGCAGTATTTCTTGTTACTCTCAATAATTCCTTACTATTTATCCATTTTTACTTACTCTTATTTTCGTTtcattttctagtttatttTCTGTACATGGATTGAAGTTTTGTGGATCAATAATAACGAGTAGCTGTGTCTTCGCAAAATTGAATGTGGATAGAACATACTTTGGATACAGACTTGGGATTGAGGTAAGGAgctttaattgattaattattttcaaaaaatatcccATGAAGAGATTTTTCTACATCAATTTATAAtccaatatatttattatagaaaacAATAACAACTAGAAACTATTCATGAGAGGACTTTGATATGAAAAGAACTAGCCCACTGTATTACGATAGCCACCTCttcaggtgcgtacagatttacgcgccacgaacatgagcaattcacttttaatcagctgatgccaagctttttatataccTTTATGTactgaggtgcgtacagatatacgcgccgcgaagtgaatgagcaattcacttttaatcagctgactatatctgtatttttacagaaacggtaagatacagatataaaaagcttggcatcagctgattaaaagtgaattgctcatgttcgcggcgcgtaaatctgtacgcacctttagaggtgGCCATGGTATTACTCGTTCCCCCGATCCATCTTATCAGTTGGTTTTTTGTGAAGAATTGGATtgaaaaaaccttgaaaaatagGGTACTTCTCTCACCCCTCTTAAGTTTTTCCTGTTCAGTGTCAGAATACCGAAAGTCTCAATCTTTGGAATCTGATTATTCTGGATCATGAGTATCATCAGAGATCGGCAGAACCAATCAGGTTTGCCAACCCAATTACAGCTATAAAGAGCGTCTCGTAAGTCCTCTCCCTGcgaacaaaattttcaaattcttaaTTCCTTCAAAAGTTTATCCATTGAAAAATTTTACTATACATTAGCCTCCATaatttgaacaatattcaaatataattcatttatttatttatccattggatagagtaaacaatacagtattaTTGTTACAACAATAGTAgtcgaaaaagaaaaaaaggctattgcccaaaacttctccaatttcctaattttgtcatAAATTGTCCagatattatgtaggttatgtccatttcaatttatacaatttttaatttatcaatgataattatttatttacctCATATTGTACAATCAAAACTTTTCAAACGGCACAACAGTCTTTTGCTGAAAACTgttcttatttcaatttaaataacattACAAATTAATGTTAGTTGAGTATTATAATGATCAATGAACAATATACGATCAGTGAGtataaaatgtacattacatAGAATGTCAATATACTCACTGTATACGATCAATCGAAGACCTAAGAGCCATATTCTAACTACATCGATCAATGCCaattacaataacaatgatTGATTAACATCCATTATTATCCGGTAAaaagattttatttgtttttacaGTAACTATTTAATTTTCTGTTGTAGGCTATTtaattgacttgaaaatgtatagaataaattattattcttcattaagGTGCGTGCAGATATACGCaccgtgaacatgagcaattcaaatcaaatcaaatcaaatcaaattttattccacCACAGcaaaaataatacaacaaaaataataatcctcaatacaaagttgaaaaaaaacatattgatcAATACTTGAATATACACGAAAAACAACtttgtcaaaacaaaataacatgttaggattcacttttaatcagctgattatatctgtatttttacagaaacggtaagatacagatataaaaagcttggcatcagctgattaaaagtgaattgctcatgttcgcggcgcgtaaatctgtacgcacctttagaatggGCTCTCACATAATAGTGACTTCTGTGTATGAGGGAAAGGAGATACAGTTTCTTCTCTATAATATGATACCACCATTCTAAGCTCTCGATCACAATTTGCAGTCAACCCAGACCTAACTCAATCATTTCAAAAACGAATTGTGACCTGAAAACAAGATAGGGGTGGCTGGGAACTAACAAGATTATCCGACAAAAGAACGTTTCGAAACATGCAATTTTTCCGGGCCTTCACGGTTCTACTTCGATGTAACTCAATATTATCACGAGAACTTTGTAAGAAGAGGAATCGGTTGAGGATTCAAGATTATGGCATGGAAAAGATATGTAGAATTAATACAATTTGAGAGCTCACTTACATTCTATTTACACTAGTCTCGAAACTTGTCTCGATTCAAACATCTACATTGATGTCACAACCTCTATCTGTAAAAATTGCTCATATCCAATAGGAATATGGTTTATAAAAAATCTCTGTTCTGCATAAGAATCTTCGTGAAGTTTTACCTCGTTTTCCAAAGATTGTCCTTTCTCGCAATATATGAATGACATGAGAAGGACTGTGAAAAATGCGAAACCGTATTTTATTTTGAAGATCAAGTCAACTTTCTAGAACAGAATACAGAAATTAAGGTATTAATGAGTATAATTCAGagtattaaaatttatagttcGCTTTTCTTCATGAATGTTgtcttttgaaatattcaatttcgaGAAAGAATTGAGTTCCTCTAGTAAAAATGTACAATTTATGAAACGCTATTGTTTTATTGGATTATGCGTTGGATATTGATTGAAATCGTAAATGTTTGAATGGCATCTggtatattcattcatttcttgAATGTTTCCATTGCAAGTTTGCTCATAAACTCTTTTTAAGAGGGTCATCATCCACTGGAGGCAGTTTTCATGACTCCATGATCTGATGCACTGTTTATTTATGATCCAGATTAACatgatattcaaaatatatattagaaaaagaagaaatagaaaatattttttcgtcccacttggatgtaatgagctggttttcgtgcgtcatatggaggccgaaaatgattgttttctgaccaggccggtaaaagttttacggccctagggctgtaaaatgaccttgaagtcagctgattctgatttgatgtgaacgtgtttacaaaatggtttatgaaacggaatcagtttatgcttctacaattgaataagtattctgcaataagatactatcattttatttggatgaataaaatacagataagatatatattataaactattcaaattcgattttcagagtaggatacaacttctaacctaaacttccgaggtcaatgacaacaagcattgttgacgttgacattcagattggccaaatttcaagtgtgctaaaacagctgatcaaaaaacttcattatttgtgtttaatattcaagaatcaaaacatttataataatatcatcttattgtcatttggaagaataaaaagtataaactcaacctcttaaataattgaacataatcttttaggttatttagacaaatcagaataaaaaataaaaatacttggacaatttcctaatattcagattacctcagatttgctagagctatgaccttcctgttttgctttcgaaagtgcctaataaacaattattctcagatttatattgtttatttttctgtgtggcgaaaaataacgttctcaccataggcaaaaatgtttttccggctctcaatcttgtcctcggcctacggcctcggacttgaaaaccgatttcgagccggaaaagtctcattttcggccctaggtgcgaaatatactattgtaatCTACTTACCACGATGCAGAATATAGCAAGGCATAGTTGAAAACATATGAATGGGTTGTAATACATGACTATGAAATCAAGTCCCTTGTTCAACATTCTGACTTTTCTGGAAAAATGAAACAGTTTTTATAACTTCtcttatttttcaacattttcgaaTGATTCCTAGTAGGTGTTTTATTTAGTTGATATTGACCAACAGATTATAAAATAGTcttgaattattttgtgaactaATATATATAGTCAGTCCTACATCGTCCCAATATCATACTACACAATTCAGTTCTCCATATTATCAATTCTCATCAATATTACTTCGTTATTCTTCTTTTAACTGTAATGAATACTACGAGTCTGATCTAATTTAGAGAATGTCTTGGTTGAGAAACCTGAGGGAAGCGTTTAATTGCACAACCAATGACCTATTTAGAGCGGCTGTGAACAAGGTAAAAATTGCCATGATGATTGCCAACCTCCGAAATGGAGACGGTACTTAGAGAAGAAGATCTAATTTAAGTGTGAAATTTCAACTGCTGCTCTTGTTCATCTGTGAAGTAGGACAATGTCATTCGCACATATTCAAGTATCGTGGAAAACATTATCAACTCCAATTTAGTTTCTGAAATGACATTATTTATTTACCATAAAAACGTTTCTCTCTATAGTTGTCAATCAGAAACACGCAAGCAGAATTTGCTCGAAACTGATTTCAGAGGAGATTGCTTCATGAAGAAAATTCATGAAATGGTTTTATAGtctaataacaataaataataatagtaatgtaTTGTGAGAGACAAATCAGAAGCATGAAGACATGAGATGAGACAAATCAGAGGCATGAAGAAAGAAGGTGACTTGTATGCAGCAGTGAGAAAAGCTGATAGAGGGTACACTCCCCTAAATCCTTCTGAGGATTGAACGGAAGGATTTTTGGTTGCCATACAGAATCAATTGATCGcaacaaaaaatgatcaaaGGCATATAATGAAGCTGCCTATAAATAATGATTCATGCAGACGTTGTGGCTTGGCACCTGAGACTATTCAGCACATCATGTCTGCATGTCAATCACTGGCAGCTACCACAGAGGAGAaagaattccttctactttgtgcaGCTACTGACTATTTAAAGCGCCACAATGCAGTAGCTGGGATCTTGCATTAGGACCTTGCTTTCAAGTACAAAATCATCAATCAGAAGCTGCCCTACTACTCGTACAAGTCATCCCCAGTCTTGGAGAATGATACACATAAGTTATATTGGGATCGGTCGGTGCTAACAGACAGAACAGTTGCTCATAAGGTAGCCAAGGAAACAACACTAATAGATGTTGGCATACCATGCTGCCACAACTTGGAccagtattataatgaaaaggtcTCCAAGTACCTTACCTTTGTTGCTGAAATCAAGGATGTCTGGATGCAAAAAAAGGTTACAATTGTTCCTGTTATTATCTCCACGGTTGGAGTTGTAACTAGAAAAGTGTCAGCAAATCTTTGTCAGATGGGAATATCGAAAAGTGCAAAATATGCCATGGAAAAAGCAGTTGTTCTCAGCACAGCATCCATTGTGAgatcatttttgaacatttcagttTAGTAATGCACCAAAGTCTTGCCAAAGGCCGACTTTGACTGCAATAAACACTCACTTGTCATGTgatgaatgaattgataataataatagtaataatgaaacTTGTCAAAACTAAATCATACTAGTAGTGTCATAACAACAAATACAAATCACCAAACTTACAATCACTCAATAATTACAATCACAATCACCCAAATCATTCAAGCTGAAATTTCCTTCtcgaataaattaatttccCCAGAAATAAATGGCATAACCCTACTTGTAAATTAGCTGATGATGCGCAAATACTCTTCTGCAAATCGGTTTCAACGCTTCATAATTTCTTTCATCACATTTCTGGTCTGCAGCCtctattgatttgaaattcaagttcaaCTCCTTCAGATTCATGTGGAACAGTTTCATTTCTCTTGTGACGTTATCAGTGGATAGAAAGTAGAATCCTCCCATGGTGATGACCAGTGTAAAGCTTAGGTGGGTGTACCACAGCTCAAACAACAGGATGAGGACGTACTGtttgaaattcatgaatgatatGCTCGGAGATGGGGTGAATGGGTTGTAGAATACTATAGGCAATGAGAGACTGTTGAAATCTGAAAAAGATAAATTGTGAAGTAGGATTCaagtttgataatatttttgttcagcttgTGAAATGGTTCAAtcacttagggccggtttccgagctcgggatttaggtaagttctagacttttaacagctggagtcagaaaattgactttccaaaacaccccgtagtcgcagtaaatagtcgCAGCAAATAAAtctctattttctcatttctataataatattggaaacgtttttccttgacgaaattaaacattcctaaataattcaaaatagctgaaactttacactattttccaattattttattctgtgttcaattttctagtttttcgaaatttaatttagacgtggactgcgactacgccccgtttagtaatagtatatttcgcacctagggccgaaaattagacttttccggctcgaaatcggttttcaagtccgaggccgtatgccgaggactagaaacgattgagagccggaaaacatttttgcccgtagtgcgaacgctatttttcgccacacacaaaaatatactatatatatatatatatatatatatatatatatattatatatatatatatatatatatatatatatatatattttttttttttcgtcacatagaaaaataaacaatatatatatatatatatatgagaataattgttcattaagcacttccgaaagcaaaagtggaaggtcatagctctagcaaatctgaggtaatctgaatatcaggaaattgtccaagtatttttattttttattctgatctgtctaaataacctaaaagattatgttcaattatgtgggaggttgagtttatacttttttattctttcatatgacaatagatgatattattatagatgttttaattattgaataatgaacacaaataatgaaaagttttttgatcagctgttttagcacacttgaaatttggccaatctgaatgtctgAATTAATTAACgcttgttgtcatcgacttgggaagtttaggttagaagttctatcctactctggaAATCAAATTtggatagtttataatatatatcttatatgtatttcattcatccaaataaaatgatagtatattattgcagaatactttattcaattctagaagcataaactgattccgttcataaattatttgtaaaaacgttcagcaccatggatattgcccaagtagttccaaaatatTCACCATGTTTTGTGATAAAcgaagtactatgaggtttgaggttagattctattatactctgaaaatttaatttgaatagtttatatatcttatttgtatttcattcatccaaataaaatgatagtatcttattgcaaaatattttattcaattctagaagcataaactgattccgtttcataaactattttgtaaacacgttcacatcaaatcagaatcagctgacttcaaggttattttacagccctagggccgtaaaaattttaccggcctggtcagaaaacaatcattttcggcctccatatgacgcacgtaaaccagctcattacatccaagtgtggcgaaaaccaattttctgactccagctgtttatagtctagaacttagctgaatcccgagctcggaaaccggcccataggccagccgcaaagtagacccacgccaatccacgaaaagcaacccacgccgtgggatgttttgtgaaCCATTGCAATAGAatgattcataatcaatcagctgacaagtggattattcattgcatgtattaaacagatgtctggagaagcttagcaatggtttacaaaacatccacggcgtgggttgcttttcgtggattagcgtgttttttttttgcggcgggcctaaaacTCGGAAATCGGGTCTACTTCGATACTAGACTGTTGTGATTTATTTCACGAAAAACTTTGTTCAAGAATTTCCAAACAAAATAATGTGTAATCTTAATTTGCTTTCGAATGATTATCAACTTTGATggataatttttacaaaaactaCTGGTTCTTAATTGAAAGAATGGAAATATTTCAGTTTATTTTTACTACATGAGGCGCATATCGCATATGCCAGTTTTGTGAGCTGCAATAGAATagtcttttcctacagttacgttgaaaagtggccattgctgcactgattacagaacgcaaagaatcacttttccgctctagtgcgggaaaaatttttctgcactccagatttgcaacatggcaacgcaaaatacttagtaggttatatggagcaacagtgcagcaaaatcaaaatgaagttggtaacagtgactgctgtggctgctatagtgagcagaggtgcaaccaagcacaacgcgctaattattattcattatattatattataaccaaggacaacgaggactttaggattttaggattaaggtttttatcaataataaaattacacagaaaaacatttgatgcatttcaggcaattttacccataattacccacttttcatattcaatggtaactgtaggaaaaacttaatgtgaaatacgtgcgcgaagttcctctgctgcactcaagaaaccattccgccctcgcctacgtctcgggcgtaaacgtttctttcggtgcagcaaactgtcactttgcgcactagttgcacaaataactatttctggTTCAGAACTCATCTTCATGAATTTTGGGTCTAATTATCATTGAACCTcattatcataatcatcatcaccaacaaCCCATATTCACGCACAAGTTTAGAACTCTTATCAGCTTCAAtctaacaaaaacaaaaaagttccaaagaaaaaatgattgaatcagtagattgaaatagatttcaattcaaatttcgattgaaaaaatgattgaattagtagattgaaatatatttcaattcaaatttcgaTTGAAATCATAAGTATTCTATTAATGGTGAGTGAATAATCATCAgcgaaaaatgtatttcaataTTCCTTTGTCACGCAATCAACCCTTCTTGCTTTGAAAATTACAGCAGCTCACATCACATTGTACTCTCAAACTTTTGATATAGTTctcataaaaattgaattaaactcGGTATTCtaatgataattgataataattattagaaatataaattataattttcagtgGATTCAAATgaaactattatattatatagctATTTTGATGCGGATTGCCACATATCAGAATCAATAAACGTATCTGGCACATTGAATTACGGTACTGattgatattgaattattcCCATAGGCTTACTTCGTAATCTtatgattattgataataattagaaacataaattataattcttCAAAGGATTCAAATGAAACGATTACAGTAaaactccaattatccgaattGAGGGGGAGCGGGACCCATTCCgaagttttttcaaaaattgccattggagagaaaaaaaggtacctacgttttgatattgcactaattttttattgaattaaatgaaagaaacatgatattttcacATGTTCTACTACACTGACTTCGCGGAGGGAAGGACAATAGTGAGCGAACGCGCAAACACTGGCTTCGCGGGGGAAGAATATTAGCGCAGACTTTTTTTGgacaaatttttttctgaaagtgaaATAATAGGCGATTTGGATAGTCGGAGTTCGGATAATTGTAATTCTACTGTATATCATAAATCTATATTGATGCGGATTGCCACATTTCAGAATCAATAAACGTGTCTGgaacattgaattattattgatatttgattATCCACTATTCTGATGGGAATCCCTGTggattatattttcattgtacCGGACCCCgtttaataatactaataatgtGGGATTCCGCCTTTACCGTCACTGATGACGTAGAAAACCAATCCAAACAGCGATGACATCAAGTAGCCAATAAAATACCACCTCAATGACGTCACTATAATATTTGTCAGTTTTATGCTGTCTTTCTCCATCGACTCCACGAATACCTCCTTCTCTTTGAATATAGATTGAATAGACATTGTATTGGGTACATCTTCTCTGACGTCATACAAATACAGTTGAGACGACATCAGCTGTATTTGGTTGTATTTTCTGTCGTGCAGATGCATGTGTTCCGTGGCTATGTTGAAGATTCCGATGGCCAAGTTAAGGTTTTCTAAAGCTGTCACCCGGGAGTTGAAGTCCCAAGTCTTCCAGCTGTTGATCATGACGTAGAGTACTTCGAAGACTACGTAGATTAGTACGAGGTAGGTGAGTTTTCCTTTGTAGCTCGGTTTTTGTGGAGAGTAGAGTCCGGTGCTGTTGAGGTGTTTCATGAAGGTTGCCACCACGTCGCTCATTTTCACTAGTTCCTTGggagaaaaaatgagaatttcaataaaaaacgtTAATAACCAGATCCACTCTGAACTAAATAACTAATGACAAGTAGAATGTTGTTGGTAGAATGGCAATGTTGTCCTTGGTGGAATGACAagcatttatataatattgatgttatACACTTGGGtagaatgagaagcattgatgctatttataatgaatattgatgttattcagTTTGGTAGAAAGGGAAGCATTGAGATTATTTATAAGTAATGTTGACAGTTGAGGATGAATTTTCGTTATAGTGGGTTAATCTACGATGAAgaataaaatcatcaaattgGAGAGAGGGTAGAATACGGAATAAGCTATAATAATCTCATTTATGGAGtccaaatttaaaaatctggtgtggtatactcaaacaactttccttgctcatatttgaaactacgatcagacttctgtatatgtgtacatatataattgttttcaaagtactttttctttgtgtgaattgtgaaattcgatgatttttttagtcgtcatttttctaaagtcgtcaaaacagctgtcctacagatgaaatatctcgactatgtgttctttttatgaactgcgctacctacctacctcatgcacgagaaggaggttactaagtccatttcccaaggatgggatgaaccccccattggtttcccagaaatgagactcatgccagttgatagagctgataaataactatacagggtatgaatttgaaaaaaatcggtcaagttatttttgagaaaatcgtgaaaaacatgggtttttagtaattatccgccatttttctcaagaatattacggagctcctgcaattttcccaggcaaaaaactcatgtcattcgatagggcttatgaatagctatccatagtttaaatttgaagaaaatcgttaaagcagttttcgagaaaaccgtgaaaaacctggttttttgtcattatccgccatttttctcaagaatattacggagctcatggaattttcccagaaaggagactcatgccagttgatagtgcttatgaatatctatccatggtatgaatttgaagaaaatcgttaaagcagttttcgagaaaaccgtgaaaaacctggttttttgtcattatccgccatttttctcaagaatattacggagctcatggaattttcccagaaatgagactcatgccagttgatagtgcttatgaatatctatccatggtatgaatttgaagaaaatcgttagagccgttttcgagaaaacggtgaaaaacatggatttttagtcattatccgccatttttctcaagaatattacggagctcatggaattttcccagaaatgagactcatgccagttgatagtgcttatgaatatctatccatagtttaaat
This window contains:
- the LOC120351765 gene encoding uncharacterized protein LOC120351765, coding for MKELVKMSDVVATFMKHLNSTGLYSPQKPSYKGKLTYLVLIYVVFEVLYVMINSWKTWDFNSRVTALENLNLAIGIFNIATEHMHLHDRKYNQIQLMSSQLYLYDVREDVPNTMSIQSIFKEKEVFVESMEKDSIKLTNIIVTSLRWYFIGYLMSSLFGLVFYVISDDFNSLSLPIVFYNPFTPSPSISFMNFKQYVLILLFELWYTHLSFTLVITMGGFYFLSTDNVTREMKLFHMNLKELNLNFKSIEAADQKCDERNYEALKPICRRVFAHHQLIYKKVRMLNKGLDFIVMYYNPFICFQLCLAIFCIVKVDLIFKIKYGFAFFTVLLMSFIYCEKGQSLENEGEDLRDALYSCNWVGKPDWFCRSLMILMIQNNQIPKIETFGILTLNRKNLRGIMQAVYSYFNLLMRFSK